The Humulus lupulus chromosome 7, drHumLupu1.1, whole genome shotgun sequence region AATGCACCAGCCAGGCCATGTTGAGTGTTTTCAACACAGCCTTAAGAATTTGACGAACAAATGCAGCCAAAATTTCACAATGCATGTCTGAAAGTAATATATCTCAGCAACAAGAGAAAAATATAAGCAACATAAATGGCTATGAAATTAAGCAAACGCCAATAAAAACAGCAGATCACATGGAAGCAAATGATCACCCTGGTTCAACATCTGTATACTTGAGATGTGATATTGAAGTAGAAACCAGAAATTTTTTTACCAGAACATTTGATATAATTTTAGTACACCAAAATGAAAGGAAAGAGAAGAGCTTAATAGGACTTCCCGCAGTGTATTAAGCTCCCAGCACCCAAAAAGAGACCAAAAATAGCTGCACTACCAAGTGTCGTTTGTCCAATATACCTAATCTTCAGTAATCCCGGAACCTGTATTCCTTaacatatatatgaatgagaaAAAAGCATTCCTTTTTaggcaaaaataaataaatgaaaccACAGATACATAACATTGATAGCTATAGTAAAGAGACTGTCATATTCACAAATATTTAAAACCAAAACAGTAAACCAATTACTACACAATATCACAAGTAACATAAATGCTGAAGAAAAAAGAAGACGAAGATAACAAAGCCCCAAGTTATCGCTGACTGCTCCATAAGAGCATCTTTTCACATTTTAATTAGAAGTTCTATCTGAAAATTTCAGTTTATTCTTTCACCTTAACCCCAAACCAAAAGGTTCATTCTTCAAATAATGACTCACTTTCGCTTAAATGGGATGTCGAACTGGTCAAAAAATAATCAGCGCTCTATAAGAGGCCACTACTTAGTTTTCCAAGAAACTCCATGGCCCTTTCTCAAGTATTGATAACCAAAAGAATAAAAAACGGAACTAAAACTATTAGGAATATACACAATGAAAGAGATCCAATAGGGCATGCTACTAGTCCAAAGTCATCTTCCTTTTCTATATTTCTACACAAGAAACAAAGCCAAAGCAAAACCACAAATTGTATGGGGCTTACATCACAAGGGATCACAACCAATTGTATCTTGttaactctataaaatagagttTGTTGACTCGTTTTTTCGTCAAACAACCAAATAATAATTATGTAGGAATTTGTGAGAGTGGACTCAAGTATTTTATGTGTGATTAACAAATAATAATTGctgaaaagaataaataaatggagAGAGGAGTCATTGTTATTAATGTATAAGCTTGGAAGCTTTTATTACATTTACATTTTAGAGCTCTCAAGAGTGGAGCTTCAAGGTGTTTGGTACTAAGGGGCGCCTCTGTACATTTTGTTCTTAGTATGAACAGTGTCCCCCTTCTATGGTTTACATTTCAGTATTTATAGTGGAGATGAGCGGAATAAATGAATTATACAATGTGTTTCCCAATCTGGCTAAGATCTCAAAAGATATGGGAATGTTGCAGGCTTTGTACCCACCAAATTGAGTCATGAAGTTTGTCTGCATCCTTTGCTTGTGAGTTAGATGTATCGGGCGAGGGTTCACCGTGAAAGTGGCGACCGTGATAATGGCAATGTGGCTGAGCTAGCGAAGTGGGCATAATAGCAACGTGGTGTCGCCAAGACGCCTGGCAACCCTGCTTCCGGCAATGTACCCCAAAGTTGCGAAGTGCAAATTTAGGCGAGGTGAACCAAAGTGGCAAGGTGGACATTTCCAGCGAGGGGGTTCTTCTTGGTAGCTGGCGAGGTAGTCAAGCTATGGGCGAGGGCCACCTTTCCTTGAAGGTGGGGATGAGCACTTCTCTGGAAAGTGGTGAGGGTCACTCCTTAACTGAAGTAGCGAGGACCTCATCTCTCTGGGGAGTTAGCGAGGACCACACCCTTTAACGGTCTCGAGGGCCACATCATTTGAAGGTAACGAGGGTCACCTTCATTGCATCTAGCAAGGACGACCACTCTGTGATAGTGGTGAGGGCCTCTTCCCTTTAAAAGTTGGCAACATGGGTGTGGTAAATGAGGTGGCTTCGCTTAGCTGGTTGGCGAGACACACCTGGCGAGGTAGGTGTTTCCTACAACACCCTCTCCAAAAATACAACACTTTGCTGATGTGGGCCTACTTTGTACTTCTATCATTTGTCACGTCATTGTGCCAAAAATAGGTATAATAGAGTTATTTCTAATTACCTTTTCTTAGATTTTGCATTAGTTTAGTGGGTTTAAACATATTTTCTTTGAGTTTTGTTAGTTTAATTCATTTAGTTCAGACTAGAAGATTACTTAATTTGGTGATCTATGAAACAGTTGCAAGAAAAGCTTGTCATTTTAATTTTGGGCAAAAGTGCAGTGGAACTTGCCCTTGGCTCTCTTGATATTAACACCTATCATACACACCTCAAGATCTTGTGGGATGAGCTCTGATTTTCAATTGGTGCCTGTCTGTTTTTGTGGTGGAATGAAGGTTTAGGTTGACATTTCTACAATCATATGGTCAGCAGTGGCTCACCTTCATCACCTTGTACAAGAATAACGCCAATGCTTCGTCAATGTTTACTCTTCTCTATCTTCAAAATCCATGGCTTTTGCTATAGCTTCAGTGCCCAAACAAAGATGTGACCGACCTCTTTGCTCTCATTGTGGTCTTTTGGACACAACACTATTACTAGGTGTTGTAAATTACATGGTTACCCACCAGGGTATATGCCCAAAAACAAGGCCCAAATGCATACCCATCAGCCGCATTCAAATGGAGATCCTAGGGCTATAGGCGATAACCTCCCTTCAATCCATTTTGCCATTTCACAAAGCTCTACCAGGACCATTGTCATCGATGTTTCCCTTTGGATTGTCGTCGTCGCTCAATACTTCTATCTATGTTGTCACCGTCAATGCCGCACTTCGTGTTGCTATCATTTTCTTAAGATACTAGGCCACGCTATTCAATGATATTGTCTAGGGATCTATCGGTAGCGAGAAGGGGGATCACACTTCTTTTTTGAGCagttctttcaaaaaaaaaataagatagAAAAATGAAAGTGTAACAAAACAACAAGTATGGAAAGCTGGTCGCCATTTGAGGGCAATCATTTCTCTTTGCCTGCAGCCTTGTTGCCCCAACTTCCTCTTTGCTTGGTACACCTCCTCTCTCTGGCACACTTTCCTCAAACGATATGCAAAAGCTCATCGCCTACCTCAGCTTGCAACTCAACCATGGTAGCAACCCATAAAGCGTTTCCCATGGCTGACCATCCCACTCCTCCAAAGACTAGCATTTCTTCCATGTGTTTCtatttttccttcaattttaaTCTGATTTCCTATCAACATAATTTTCGtataaaataatttaatgcaCCCAATTGGCTTTTCATGAATTTCATATTACCAATTCGTGTAAATGTGTCGTGTTCATATCAACACGTTTATGACACGACAAAATTAAAGCAAACA contains the following coding sequences:
- the LOC133788726 gene encoding uncharacterized protein LOC133788726 codes for the protein MARDSCMTRVAAGVAVGGAVGGAVGAVYGTYEAIRYKVPGLLKIRYIGQTTLGSAAIFGLFLGAGSLIHCGKSY